In one Alphaproteobacteria bacterium genomic region, the following are encoded:
- a CDS encoding glutamate-5-semialdehyde dehydrogenase: MAADAGADAIEAQMRALGAAARQAARTLALTPPAAKVAALHAMAAAIRARRAEIQAANDADMAAAADKGLGGAMLDRLKLNDARIEAMAVGLEDIAALPDPVGAVIAEWTRPNGLKIARIRTPLGVIGVIYESRPNVTADAGGLCLKAGNAVILRGGSESVHSARAIHACLQQGLMQAGLPETAIQMVPTTDRAAVGVLLTMAEYVDVIVPRGGKSLVERVQRESRVPVFAHLEGICHTYVDRAADLDKAVRLVVNAKMRRTGICGATETVLVDAAAAERLLAPVVGALLDAGCAVRGDAATRAVDPRVEPAQEADWSTEYLDAIVSVKLVDGVADAIEHIARYGSSHTDCIVTEDAATAERFLADVDSAIVMHNASTQFADGGEFGMGAEIGIATGRMHARGPVGAEQLTSFKYVVRGTGQTRP; this comes from the coding sequence ATGGCGGCGGATGCCGGCGCCGACGCGATCGAGGCGCAGATGCGCGCGCTGGGCGCCGCGGCGCGCCAGGCGGCGCGCACGCTGGCGCTGACTCCGCCGGCGGCGAAGGTCGCGGCGCTGCACGCGATGGCCGCGGCGATCCGTGCGCGCCGGGCCGAGATCCAGGCGGCCAACGACGCCGACATGGCCGCGGCCGCCGACAAGGGTCTCGGCGGCGCGATGCTGGACCGGCTGAAGCTGAACGACGCCCGGATCGAGGCGATGGCCGTCGGGCTGGAGGACATCGCCGCCCTGCCCGACCCGGTCGGCGCGGTGATCGCCGAATGGACGCGTCCGAACGGGCTGAAGATCGCACGCATACGCACGCCGCTGGGCGTGATCGGGGTGATCTACGAATCGCGGCCGAACGTCACCGCCGATGCCGGCGGCCTGTGCCTTAAGGCCGGCAACGCCGTGATCCTGCGCGGCGGCTCGGAGAGCGTGCACTCGGCCCGCGCCATCCACGCCTGCCTGCAGCAGGGCCTGATGCAGGCAGGTCTGCCGGAAACGGCGATCCAGATGGTGCCGACCACCGACCGGGCCGCCGTCGGTGTGTTGCTGACCATGGCCGAGTATGTCGACGTGATCGTGCCGCGCGGCGGCAAGTCGCTGGTCGAACGCGTGCAGCGCGAAAGCCGCGTGCCGGTGTTCGCCCATCTGGAGGGCATCTGCCACACCTATGTCGACCGCGCCGCCGATTTGGACAAGGCGGTGCGGCTGGTGGTCAACGCCAAGATGCGGCGCACCGGCATTTGCGGCGCGACCGAGACGGTGCTGGTCGACGCCGCGGCGGCCGAGCGGCTGCTGGCGCCGGTGGTGGGCGCGCTGCTGGACGCCGGCTGCGCCGTGCGCGGCGACGCGGCGACCCGGGCGGTCGACCCGCGGGTGGAGCCGGCGCAGGAGGCGGACTGGAGCACGGAGTATCTCGACGCCATCGTCTCGGTGAAGCTGGTCGACGGCGTCGCCGACGCGATCGAGCATATCGCGCGCTACGGCTCCAGCCACACCGACTGCATCGTCACCGAGGACGCGGCGACGGCGGAGCGGTTCCTTGCCGACGTCGATTCGGCGATCGTGATGCACAACGCCTCGACCCAGTTCGCCGATGGCGGCGAGTTCGGCATGGGAGCGGAGATCGGTATCGCGACCGGACGGATGCACGCACGCGGGCCGGTCGGCGCCGAACAGCTGACCAGTTTCAAATACGTCGTGCGCGGTACCGGGCAGACCCGGCCCTGA
- a CDS encoding RNA pyrophosphohydrolase: MAKGTTPRDAGYRRCVGVMLFNGRGQVWVGQRADRAEPAWQMPQGGIDKGEAPERAARRELCEEIGLEGALLLAEAPGWYTYDFPPGVGRGRHRGQKQRWFAMLHRGDDAAFDLDAHSPPEFSAWRWVGLDEAVALVVAFKRPVYRAVAAAFADLPRRIREGAVNLPLTCRG; encoded by the coding sequence GTGGCAAAGGGCACGACGCCGCGGGACGCGGGCTATCGCCGCTGCGTGGGCGTGATGCTGTTCAACGGCCGCGGCCAGGTCTGGGTCGGTCAGCGCGCCGACCGTGCCGAGCCGGCCTGGCAGATGCCGCAGGGCGGAATCGACAAGGGCGAGGCCCCGGAACGGGCCGCCAGGCGCGAGCTGTGCGAGGAGATCGGCCTGGAGGGCGCGCTGCTGCTGGCCGAGGCGCCGGGCTGGTACACCTACGATTTTCCGCCCGGCGTCGGCCGCGGCCGCCACCGCGGCCAGAAGCAGCGCTGGTTCGCCATGCTGCATCGCGGCGACGACGCGGCATTCGACCTCGACGCCCACTCGCCGCCGGAATTCTCCGCCTGGCGCTGGGTCGGCCTCGACGAGGCGGTGGCGCTGGTGGTGGCGTTCAAGCGCCCGGTGTATCGCGCGGTCGCCGCGGCCTTCGCCGACCTGCCGCGGCGGATCCGCGAAGGCGCGGTCAACCTGCCGTTAACCTGCCGAGGCTAG
- a CDS encoding DMT family transporter yields MPFTFALLAIGLAAVAHGAIFARLAEADPILISAARTGIGALVLLPAGLATGWAAMRAGGLAALGRSFVGGAFLAAHFAAWIASLDHTSIANSVVLVALSPIWLSLWAVLVRGEPVTRAMVLSVGLSVAGSAVIGFAGAEGAAGETGLLGDGLALAGGVFVAGYFLAGQRAMVTAPDRRLPLLAYLGQCYAIAALLLWAAVLILDLQVAGLGQTTYLAMAGAGVVSQVIGHSTYNWALGRFSPRFVAVCLLGEPILTTLLGLAYFGEAVPALAVLGGAMVLVAIYVGAMAERRPEPAPS; encoded by the coding sequence ATGCCGTTTACCTTCGCCCTGCTCGCGATCGGGCTGGCCGCCGTCGCCCACGGCGCGATCTTCGCGCGGCTGGCCGAGGCCGATCCGATCCTGATCTCCGCCGCACGCACCGGCATCGGCGCGCTGGTGCTGCTGCCGGCGGGACTGGCGACCGGCTGGGCGGCGATGCGTGCCGGCGGCCTCGCCGCGCTGGGCCGGTCGTTCGTCGGCGGCGCCTTCCTGGCGGCGCATTTCGCCGCCTGGATCGCCTCGCTGGACCACACCTCGATCGCCAACAGCGTGGTGCTGGTCGCGCTGTCGCCGATCTGGCTGTCGCTGTGGGCTGTGCTGGTGCGCGGCGAGCCGGTGACCCGGGCCATGGTGCTGAGCGTCGGGCTGAGCGTCGCCGGCAGCGCGGTGATCGGTTTTGCCGGCGCCGAGGGCGCGGCCGGCGAGACCGGCCTGCTCGGCGACGGGCTGGCTCTGGCCGGCGGGGTGTTCGTCGCCGGCTATTTCCTCGCCGGGCAGCGGGCGATGGTGACCGCGCCGGACCGGCGGCTGCCGCTGCTGGCCTATCTCGGCCAGTGCTACGCCATCGCGGCGCTGCTGCTGTGGGCGGCCGTGCTGATCCTCGACCTGCAGGTCGCCGGCCTCGGCCAGACCACCTACCTGGCGATGGCCGGGGCCGGCGTGGTGTCGCAGGTGATCGGACACAGCACCTACAACTGGGCGCTGGGCCGTTTCAGCCCGCGCTTCGTCGCGGTCTGCCTGCTCGGCGAGCCGATCCTGACCACGCTGCTCGGGCTCGCCTATTTCGGCGAGGCGGTGCCGGCGCTGGCGGTGCTGGGCGGCGCCATGGTGCTGGTTGCGATCTATGTCGGCGCGATGGCGGAACGGCGCCCCGAGCCTGCGCCGTCCTGA
- a CDS encoding glycosyltransferase family 4 protein, which translates to MPRRSYNPAMDWSWYLLLVPAAGVASWLAVGRVLAWLRRRAIMDRPNARSSHTVPVPRGGGIGLMLALLPALAILWIGRDPAAWGGYAVVVAAAILAAVSWLDDTRTLSAWPRLAAHILAAAIAVMSLPAGALVAQGLLPLWADRIAAGLAVVYFINIFNFMDGIDGISGVETLSIGIGTALTAWVFGPVGSEPLEGLILAAAALGWLAWNWHPARLFLGDVGSVPLGFLLGWMLVRLAADGAWVAALVLPAYYLTDATLTLARRTLRGEKPWQAHREHAYQRAHQRGLDHARVCVLILGCNAGLVGLALAGEAVHWAIGIAGAALLGLGFTIYLRSLRVSAARRAA; encoded by the coding sequence GTGCCGCGCCGCTCCTATAACCCGGCGATGGACTGGTCCTGGTACCTGCTGCTGGTTCCGGCCGCCGGCGTCGCCAGCTGGCTGGCCGTCGGCCGCGTGCTGGCCTGGCTGCGCCGGCGCGCGATCATGGACCGGCCCAATGCGCGCAGCTCGCACACCGTGCCGGTGCCGCGCGGTGGCGGCATCGGGCTGATGTTGGCGCTGCTGCCGGCGCTGGCCATCCTGTGGATCGGCCGCGACCCGGCGGCATGGGGCGGCTATGCCGTGGTCGTCGCCGCGGCGATCCTGGCCGCCGTGTCCTGGCTGGACGACACCCGCACGCTCAGCGCCTGGCCGCGGCTGGCCGCGCACATCCTCGCCGCCGCCATCGCGGTGATGAGCCTGCCGGCCGGCGCGCTGGTCGCCCAGGGGCTGTTGCCGCTATGGGCCGACCGCATCGCCGCCGGGCTGGCGGTGGTCTATTTCATCAACATCTTCAACTTCATGGACGGCATCGACGGCATCAGCGGGGTCGAGACGCTGTCGATCGGCATCGGCACCGCGCTGACCGCCTGGGTGTTCGGCCCCGTCGGCAGCGAACCGCTCGAGGGCCTGATCCTGGCGGCGGCCGCGCTCGGCTGGCTGGCCTGGAACTGGCACCCGGCCCGGCTGTTCCTCGGTGACGTCGGCAGCGTGCCGCTGGGCTTCCTGCTCGGCTGGATGCTGGTCCGGCTGGCCGCCGACGGCGCCTGGGTCGCCGCGCTGGTGTTGCCGGCCTATTATCTGACCGACGCCACGCTGACGCTGGCCCGCCGCACGCTGAGGGGCGAGAAGCCGTGGCAGGCGCATCGCGAGCACGCCTATCAGCGCGCCCACCAGCGCGGGCTGGACCATGCCCGGGTCTGCGTCCTGATCCTCGGCTGCAACGCCGGGCTGGTCGGGCTGGCGCTGGCCGGCGAGGCGGTCCACTGGGCGATCGGCATCGCCGGCGCGGCGCTGCTCGGGCTCGGCTTCACCATCTATCTGCGCTCGCTGCGGGTCTCGGCGGCGCGCCGCGCGGCATAG
- a CDS encoding 23S rRNA (pseudouridine(1915)-N(3))-methyltransferase RlmH, which translates to MHLLVAAVGRMRGSPLRAAWDDYAGRMGWRVDLREVEARAADGPQRTAEEGALLRRAIAPAACRVALDRGGESLSSEALAGRLGGWRDQARMPVAFLIGGADGLARDLVEKADLVIAFGRQTWPHLLARVMLIEQLYRCQAILSGHPYHR; encoded by the coding sequence TTGCACCTCCTCGTCGCAGCCGTCGGCCGGATGCGCGGATCGCCGCTGCGCGCGGCCTGGGACGACTATGCCGGGCGGATGGGCTGGCGGGTCGATCTGCGCGAGGTCGAGGCGCGCGCGGCCGACGGACCGCAGCGGACCGCCGAGGAGGGCGCGCTGCTGCGCCGCGCGATCGCGCCGGCGGCCTGCCGGGTGGCGCTGGATCGCGGCGGCGAGAGCCTGTCCAGCGAGGCGCTGGCAGGACGGCTGGGCGGATGGCGGGACCAGGCGCGGATGCCGGTCGCCTTTCTGATCGGCGGCGCCGACGGGCTGGCCCGCGACCTGGTCGAAAAGGCCGACCTGGTGATCGCCTTCGGCCGGCAGACCTGGCCGCACCTGCTGGCCAGGGTGATGCTGATCGAACAGCTGTATCGCTGCCAGGCGATCCTGTCCGGACATCCCTATCATCGCTAG
- a CDS encoding S41 family peptidase → MNRKLLVAGLASAALVYVVSGAPSATVGQETTSETYRMLDRFGEAFEQVRANYVEEVSDEELIEAAINGMLASLDPHSNFLNLNNFSEMQVDTRGEFGGLGIEVTMENGFVRVVSPIDDTPAAEAGIQAGDYITQIDGKPVQGMNLNDAVDLMRGPVDTEITLTIAREDVEPFDVVLKRAVITIESVRSRVERNVGYIRITRFTEQTQPGLERALESIREEAGENLEGLVLDLRNNPGGLLEQAISVSDTFLEQGEIVSTRGRHESDTTRFNARPGDLAEGLPLVVLINGGSASASEIVAGALQDHRRAIILGTRSFGKGSVQTIIELPGNVAMKLTTARYYTPSGRSIQAVGIVPDIEVEQARLETLEEGGIRESDLRGALDVGANGEDSDNGPAEVEDYQLQRALDLVHGISLALGG, encoded by the coding sequence ATGAACCGGAAATTGCTGGTGGCGGGCCTGGCTTCCGCGGCCCTGGTGTACGTCGTCTCGGGCGCGCCGTCGGCGACGGTCGGCCAGGAGACGACGTCGGAGACCTACCGCATGCTCGACCGCTTCGGCGAGGCGTTCGAGCAGGTCCGCGCCAACTATGTCGAGGAGGTCAGCGACGAGGAGCTGATCGAAGCGGCGATCAACGGCATGCTCGCCTCGCTCGATCCGCACTCGAACTTCCTCAACCTCAACAATTTCTCCGAGATGCAGGTCGACACCCGCGGCGAATTCGGCGGGCTGGGCATCGAGGTGACGATGGAGAACGGCTTCGTGCGGGTCGTCTCGCCGATCGACGACACGCCGGCGGCCGAGGCCGGCATCCAGGCCGGCGACTACATCACCCAGATCGACGGCAAGCCGGTGCAGGGCATGAACCTGAACGACGCCGTCGACCTGATGCGCGGCCCGGTCGACACCGAGATCACGCTGACCATCGCCCGCGAGGACGTGGAGCCGTTCGACGTCGTGCTGAAGCGCGCGGTGATCACCATCGAGTCGGTGCGCAGCCGGGTGGAACGCAACGTCGGCTACATCCGCATCACCCGCTTCACCGAGCAGACCCAGCCTGGGCTGGAACGGGCGCTGGAATCGATCCGCGAAGAGGCCGGCGAGAACCTCGAGGGCCTGGTGCTCGACCTGCGCAACAACCCGGGCGGCCTGCTGGAGCAGGCGATCTCGGTGTCCGACACCTTCCTGGAGCAGGGCGAGATCGTCTCCACCCGCGGCCGTCACGAATCGGATACCACCCGCTTCAACGCGCGGCCGGGCGACCTGGCCGAGGGCCTGCCGCTGGTGGTGCTGATCAACGGCGGTTCCGCCTCGGCCTCCGAGATCGTGGCCGGTGCGCTGCAGGACCATCGCCGCGCGATCATCCTGGGTACCCGTTCGTTCGGCAAGGGCTCGGTCCAGACCATCATCGAGCTGCCCGGCAACGTGGCGATGAAGCTGACCACGGCGCGCTACTACACGCCGTCGGGCCGGTCGATCCAGGCGGTCGGCATCGTGCCGGACATCGAGGTCGAGCAGGCCCGGCTGGAGACGCTGGAGGAGGGCGGCATCCGCGAATCCGACCTGCGCGGCGCGCTGGACGTCGGCGCCAACGGCGAGGACTCCGACAACGGCCCGGCCGAGGTCGAGGACTACCAGCTGCAGCGTGCCCTGGACCTGGTCCACGGCATCTCCCTGGCGCTGGGCGGCTGA
- a CDS encoding nicotinate-nucleotide adenylyltransferase gives MPRGAGWRIGILGGSFNPAHAGHLHLSRQAMRWLGLDRVWWLVSPQNPLKPAAGMASLADRVAGARAVAAADRRIVVSAIEAELGLRFTADTVACLRALWPGQRFVWLMGADNLGQIARWQRWSRIFHTLPIAVCDRDSYAYGALAGKAATRFRQRRLTGRTARQLADMRPPAWVFLAVRRHTASATAIRAQRAADTHATGVLGTSAGGKRHHSGCDAV, from the coding sequence GTGCCGCGCGGCGCCGGCTGGCGGATCGGCATACTCGGCGGCTCGTTCAACCCGGCCCATGCCGGCCATCTGCACCTCAGCCGCCAGGCGATGCGCTGGCTCGGCCTCGACCGGGTGTGGTGGCTGGTGTCGCCGCAGAACCCGCTGAAGCCGGCGGCGGGCATGGCTTCGCTGGCCGATCGCGTGGCCGGGGCCCGCGCCGTCGCCGCGGCCGACCGGCGGATCGTGGTCAGCGCGATCGAAGCGGAGCTCGGCTTGCGCTTCACCGCGGACACGGTCGCCTGCCTGCGCGCGCTGTGGCCGGGCCAGCGCTTCGTCTGGCTGATGGGCGCCGACAATCTGGGCCAGATCGCGCGCTGGCAGCGCTGGTCACGGATTTTTCACACCTTGCCGATTGCGGTTTGCGATCGCGATTCCTATGCTTATGGGGCGTTGGCAGGCAAAGCCGCCACTCGATTCCGGCAGCGGCGCCTGACCGGCCGGACGGCGCGGCAACTGGCCGACATGCGACCGCCGGCCTGGGTCTTTCTGGCGGTCCGCCGGCACACGGCATCTGCCACCGCAATCCGGGCGCAGCGCGCTGCGGACACGCATGCGACCGGTGTCTTGGGAACGTCCGCAGGAGGAAAGCGCCATCACAGCGGTTGTGATGCCGTTTAA
- the rsfS gene encoding ribosome silencing factor, producing MPFNKRSIGVESVLNAVTRSLDDDKALDVVTIDLRGKSSIADYMVIASGRSHRHVHAIAEHLMTALKHLGLGRVAAEGLQQSDWVLLDAGDVIVHLFRPEIRSFYNLEKMWGHDAPAADLAGATA from the coding sequence ATGCCGTTTAACAAACGGTCGATTGGGGTCGAGTCCGTCTTGAATGCGGTCACACGATCCCTGGACGACGACAAGGCCCTCGATGTCGTCACGATTGATCTGCGGGGCAAATCCTCGATAGCCGACTACATGGTCATCGCCTCCGGGCGCAGCCATCGTCACGTGCACGCGATCGCGGAGCACCTGATGACGGCGCTGAAGCACCTGGGGCTCGGCCGGGTCGCGGCGGAAGGCCTGCAGCAGTCGGACTGGGTGCTGCTGGATGCGGGCGACGTGATCGTCCACCTGTTCCGGCCCGAGATCCGCAGCTTCTACAACCTCGAAAAGATGTGGGGCCACGACGCCCCGGCGGCGGATCTGGCGGGTGCCACCGCCTGA
- a CDS encoding divergent polysaccharide deacetylase family protein, producing MGWRAARPICRSSARPRPAGGHRSEAAPPSSEPPAHLGSDPPAPGAIEAEEPHAAAEPDHAPAPAGPDEAHHEGEPAALADAGHGAEPPPQLPRLDVPAAPDAAPAGDHGAQPAPPAAADAAHQQTPPALESGPAPPLLTATLPDATPGMTYQAPPPEAFHPTTDWPVQTPSLHGPMPMLERQPIDLAALGAPPAPEQHGTPDAADAAHPPAGDAADPAGHDQPGATAAEPSQAVHPEPEHAAEPAEPAHAGSSDATAAPEHMADDHGAPDAAPHEPPPADHADAPPVEGHDAPPAAEAQHDAPAHEEPAHAGAGDGHPAEVAVAEQTDAGAHPAEPAEAASTVVAAQDQPHGTDGGTAAEPGTRAVVAVVIGGLGLSGAATEAAIQQLPAAVTLSFSPYSGRLQDWIARARAAGHEVLIDLPMEPADFPNSDPGPQALMTSLDSATNMQRLDWVLSRAESYVGVGSFMGSRFAADAAAMRPVLDAIRARGLLYVDNGQALGNVAASLGAEIGLPVVVSDLRVDRMAARPVIDEALAEIEAMALSDGAAMAFGTAYPVTIERIAAWSQGLARRGIALAPVSALVGR from the coding sequence GTGGGCTGGCGGGCGGCGCGGCCTATCTGCAGGTCCTCGGCCCGCCCGAGGCCGGCCGGCGGCCACCGTTCCGAAGCGGCGCCGCCGTCGAGCGAGCCGCCGGCGCATCTGGGCTCCGACCCGCCTGCGCCCGGCGCGATCGAGGCGGAGGAGCCGCATGCCGCGGCCGAGCCGGACCACGCGCCGGCGCCGGCCGGGCCGGACGAGGCCCATCACGAGGGCGAGCCGGCGGCGCTGGCCGATGCCGGCCACGGCGCCGAGCCGCCGCCGCAGCTGCCCCGCCTCGACGTCCCCGCCGCGCCCGACGCGGCGCCGGCGGGCGACCACGGCGCACAGCCGGCGCCCCCGGCCGCGGCCGACGCCGCGCACCAACAGACGCCGCCGGCGCTGGAATCCGGCCCGGCGCCGCCGCTGCTGACCGCGACGCTGCCGGACGCAACCCCCGGCATGACCTATCAGGCGCCGCCGCCGGAGGCGTTCCACCCGACGACGGACTGGCCGGTGCAGACGCCGAGCCTGCATGGCCCGATGCCGATGCTGGAGCGGCAGCCGATCGATCTGGCCGCGCTCGGCGCCCCGCCGGCGCCGGAACAGCACGGCACGCCGGACGCCGCCGACGCCGCCCATCCGCCGGCTGGCGACGCGGCGGATCCGGCCGGGCACGATCAGCCCGGCGCGACCGCGGCGGAACCGTCGCAGGCCGTACACCCCGAGCCGGAGCACGCTGCCGAGCCGGCTGAGCCCGCCCACGCCGGCTCCTCGGACGCGACCGCCGCACCGGAGCACATGGCGGACGACCACGGCGCGCCCGACGCGGCGCCGCACGAGCCGCCGCCGGCGGACCATGCCGACGCGCCGCCGGTCGAAGGCCACGACGCCCCGCCGGCCGCCGAGGCGCAGCACGATGCACCCGCGCACGAAGAACCGGCGCACGCCGGCGCCGGCGACGGCCACCCGGCGGAGGTGGCGGTGGCGGAACAGACCGACGCCGGCGCGCATCCGGCCGAGCCGGCCGAGGCCGCGTCGACGGTGGTGGCGGCCCAGGACCAGCCGCACGGCACCGACGGCGGCACCGCCGCCGAGCCCGGTACCCGTGCGGTGGTCGCGGTCGTGATCGGTGGCCTCGGGCTCAGCGGCGCGGCGACGGAAGCGGCGATCCAGCAGCTGCCGGCGGCGGTGACGCTGTCGTTCTCGCCGTACAGCGGCCGGCTGCAGGACTGGATCGCGCGGGCGCGCGCCGCCGGCCATGAAGTGCTGATCGACCTGCCGATGGAGCCGGCGGACTTCCCGAACAGCGACCCGGGTCCGCAGGCGCTGATGACGTCGCTGGACAGCGCCACCAACATGCAGCGGCTGGACTGGGTGCTGTCGCGCGCCGAAAGCTATGTCGGCGTCGGCAGCTTCATGGGCTCGCGCTTCGCGGCCGACGCGGCGGCGATGCGGCCGGTGCTGGACGCGATCAGGGCGCGCGGCCTGCTCTATGTCGACAACGGCCAGGCGCTGGGCAATGTGGCGGCGTCGCTCGGCGCGGAGATCGGCCTGCCCGTGGTGGTCAGCGACCTGCGCGTCGACCGGATGGCGGCGCGGCCGGTGATCGACGAGGCGCTGGCGGAGATCGAGGCGATGGCGCTGAGCGACGGCGCGGCGATGGCGTTCGGCACCGCCTATCCGGTGACCATCGAGCGGATCGCCGCCTGGTCGCAAGGCCTGGCCCGGCGCGGCATCGCGCTGGCGCCGGTCTCGGCGCTGGTCGGCCGCTGA
- a CDS encoding peptidoglycan DD-metalloendopeptidase family protein — MNIVRGRQLRRAGVALLAAACLMRPLAAQDPARIPTQIPSAGLAEALAAAAEAKAEAEARAARMAAETALAAERLEALRQELVVAAYAVQDAETVVDALQRRIAGVRAERDVLAPSLGDTQARLFQSVLALHRVATDSPLARLAAREDPNRVVRAGIVMATLVPALELQARETAARLDELRVLDATLSGQLDEVSAARDRLAAERARLDALRAETDSLYASQSAALGAARARADALSGEVESLSGLIAALRRAAAEAPQVTVEIAAADPAQAGAAAPAPGAALARGSLVAPVHGTVVEPFGAVVAGVRANGLRLQAIDDAQVVSPQAGHVAYAGDFPGRGLVLIIDHGEGSHSVLTGLARIDTAVGRLLLAGEPVGVLGGREAAASGEISDGGPNPGGASLYYELRRDGVPIDPMPWFSTVSDGING; from the coding sequence ATGAACATCGTCCGTGGGCGGCAATTGAGGCGGGCGGGCGTCGCGCTGCTGGCGGCGGCGTGCCTGATGCGGCCGCTGGCCGCCCAGGACCCGGCCCGGATCCCGACCCAGATCCCCTCGGCGGGCCTGGCCGAGGCGCTGGCCGCCGCGGCCGAGGCGAAGGCCGAGGCCGAGGCCCGCGCCGCGCGGATGGCGGCGGAGACGGCGCTGGCCGCCGAGCGGCTGGAGGCCCTGCGGCAGGAGCTGGTCGTCGCCGCCTATGCGGTGCAGGACGCCGAGACCGTGGTCGACGCCTTGCAGCGGCGCATTGCCGGCGTGCGCGCGGAGCGGGACGTGCTGGCGCCGTCGCTCGGCGACACCCAGGCCCGGCTGTTCCAGTCGGTGCTGGCGCTGCACCGGGTGGCGACCGATTCGCCGCTGGCCCGGCTGGCGGCGCGCGAGGACCCGAACCGGGTGGTCCGTGCCGGCATCGTGATGGCGACACTGGTGCCGGCACTGGAGCTGCAGGCACGCGAGACCGCGGCGCGGCTCGATGAACTGCGGGTGCTGGACGCCACGCTGTCGGGCCAGCTCGACGAGGTCAGCGCCGCGCGGGACCGGCTGGCGGCCGAGCGGGCGCGGCTCGATGCGCTGCGGGCCGAGACCGACAGCCTCTATGCCAGCCAGAGCGCGGCGCTCGGCGCCGCCCGCGCCCGTGCCGATGCGCTGTCCGGCGAGGTGGAATCGCTGTCGGGGCTGATCGCCGCGCTGCGGCGGGCGGCGGCGGAGGCACCGCAGGTGACGGTGGAGATTGCGGCGGCGGACCCGGCCCAGGCAGGCGCCGCGGCGCCCGCGCCGGGTGCCGCGCTGGCGCGGGGCAGCCTGGTGGCGCCGGTGCACGGAACGGTGGTCGAGCCGTTCGGCGCCGTGGTGGCGGGCGTGCGCGCCAACGGCTTGCGGCTGCAGGCGATCGACGATGCCCAGGTGGTCAGCCCGCAGGCGGGGCACGTCGCCTATGCCGGCGACTTTCCGGGCCGTGGGCTCGTCTTGATCATCGATCACGGCGAAGGATCTCATAGCGTGTTGACCGGTCTGGCCCGGATCGACACGGCGGTCGGCCGTCTGCTGCTTGCCGGCGAGCCCGTCGGTGTGCTCGGCGGTCGGGAAGCGGCGGCAAGTGGTGAGATCAGCGATGGCGGACCGAACCCCGGCGGCGCGTCGCTCTATTACGAGCTGCGCCGGGATGGCGTGCCCATCGATCCGATGCCTTGGTTTTCAACAGTCAGTGACGGGATAAACGGATGA
- a CDS encoding putative metalloprotease CJM1_0395 family protein gives MDAVFTELTGGQAARHATPSRTASAPIGESTPPTPEATVDAIRGDKISLSAAAEGALRRDAAGKDGETARSDDTDKEGQRGAAQKGVDGEPLSDDEQREVERLKARDQEVRTHEQAHQAAGGGHAGAPSYEYESGPDGKQYAVSGEVKIDVAAVPGNPQATIDKMETVKRAALAPAEPSGADRAVAAKADQAILKARQELREQAAPESGEAPAGPGSDATAAADSRTVEARPGAPLAGQVEPVVRAAAGGPERGSLLSLVA, from the coding sequence ATGGACGCGGTCTTCACCGAGCTGACCGGCGGGCAGGCCGCCCGCCACGCCACCCCGTCGCGCACGGCGTCGGCGCCGATCGGCGAATCGACACCGCCGACCCCCGAAGCGACCGTCGACGCGATCCGCGGCGACAAGATCAGCCTGTCGGCCGCGGCAGAGGGCGCGTTGCGCCGCGATGCCGCCGGCAAGGACGGCGAGACGGCGAGATCCGACGATACCGACAAGGAAGGCCAGCGCGGCGCCGCGCAGAAGGGTGTCGACGGCGAGCCGCTGAGCGACGACGAGCAGCGCGAGGTCGAGCGCCTGAAGGCGCGCGACCAAGAGGTCCGCACCCACGAGCAGGCCCACCAGGCGGCCGGTGGCGGCCACGCCGGCGCGCCGAGCTACGAGTACGAGTCCGGTCCCGACGGCAAGCAATATGCGGTGTCCGGCGAGGTGAAGATCGATGTCGCCGCGGTGCCCGGCAACCCGCAGGCGACCATCGACAAGATGGAAACGGTGAAGCGGGCGGCGCTGGCCCCGGCGGAGCCTTCGGGCGCCGACCGCGCCGTGGCGGCGAAGGCCGACCAGGCCATCCTGAAGGCCCGGCAGGAACTTCGCGAGCAGGCCGCACCGGAGAGCGGCGAGGCGCCGGCGGGGCCTGGGTCGGACGCAACCGCTGCGGCCGACTCCCGGACCGTCGAGGCGCGCCCCGGCGCCCCGCTCGCAGGCCAGGTCGAGCCGGTGGTGCGGGCGGCCGCTGGTGGGCCCGAGCGCGGCAGTCTGCTGTCGCTGGTCGCCTGA